A genomic stretch from Candidatus Obscuribacterales bacterium includes:
- a CDS encoding cobalamin-binding protein codes for MLRSELRIVSLIPSATELVAALGLTEYLVGRSHECDYPDRVTTLPICTQPTFDPQGNSAVIHDRVTLLLQKALSVYRVETDVLEHLRPTHILTQAQCEVCAVSLAEVEQAVAGLTTIQPKILSLQPARFNDLWDDLRRVGAMLGVAADSVVETLQGRVAACAQQTQDLAESDRPSVVCIEWMEPLMAAGNWVPEQVAIAGGRSCFGTAGQHSPWLEWADLQQADPEVIVIMPCGFGLDRIRQDMHLLTQRSGWSALRAVRHNQVYLVDGNHYFNRPGPRLVDSLEILAELIHPQRFHYGYGLQTWQRWEAIASSP; via the coding sequence ATGCTCCGATCAGAGTTGCGAATTGTGTCGCTCATTCCTAGTGCTACGGAACTGGTGGCTGCGCTGGGATTGACTGAGTATTTGGTGGGACGTTCCCATGAATGTGACTACCCTGATAGGGTCACGACGCTGCCGATATGTACTCAGCCAACGTTTGATCCCCAGGGCAATAGTGCAGTGATTCACGATCGCGTCACTCTGCTGCTGCAAAAGGCCCTGAGTGTTTACCGAGTTGAAACCGATGTGCTAGAACACCTGCGCCCTACCCATATTCTCACCCAAGCCCAATGTGAGGTTTGTGCGGTGAGCCTGGCGGAGGTGGAACAGGCGGTGGCGGGTCTCACCACGATTCAGCCTAAAATTTTGTCGCTGCAGCCAGCTCGCTTCAACGATCTGTGGGACGATCTGCGACGGGTGGGGGCCATGCTGGGGGTGGCGGCGGATTCTGTGGTGGAGACATTGCAAGGGCGGGTGGCGGCCTGTGCGCAGCAAACCCAGGATCTAGCTGAGAGCGATCGCCCCTCGGTGGTCTGCATTGAATGGATGGAGCCCTTGATGGCAGCAGGAAACTGGGTACCAGAACAGGTGGCGATCGCTGGTGGACGCTCTTGTTTTGGCACGGCTGGGCAGCATTCACCTTGGCTAGAGTGGGCCGATCTGCAGCAGGCGGATCCGGAGGTGATTGTTATCATGCCCTGTGGGTTTGGCCTCGATCGCATTCGGCAAGATATGCATCTGCTCACCCAGCGATCGGGCTGGTCAGCACTGCGGGCGGTGCGCCATAACCAGGTGTATCTGGTGGATGGCAATCACTATTTCAACCGTCCAGGGCCCAGGCTGGTGGACTCTCTAGAAATTTTGGCTGAACTCATCCATCCTCAACGGTTTCACTATGGCTATGGGCTACAGACCTGGCAACGCTGGGAGGCGATCGCCTCTTCCCCGTAA